Genomic segment of Polycladomyces abyssicola:
TTCCCCCCTGAAATGGCACTTCGACGCGGTACGTTGTGGCCGCTGTTGTACAGTCCGTACCGAAAGACACGTTTCGACGGGGGCAATGAGAGATGAGCAAAATGAGCAAAGAATATTATCAGCTCCTGCATCAATTGCAGGTGGTTGACTTCGTCCTGGTGGAATTGAACCTGTATCTGGATACCCATCCCGGAGATACACGTACGATTCAGCAGTATAACAGCTATGCACAAAAACGATCTCAGCTCAAAAAGGAGTTTGAGTCCCGATTCGGCCCGCTGACCCATTTTGGTCACAGTTATAATCAGTATCCGGGAGGATGGAACGAAGGCCCATGGCCTTGGGAAGTTTAGATGTCCAATCGCTAAGCCGCTAACATCAAGATCCGAGCTAACATGAAAGAGAGACTGCAATGGAGGGAACTGATGTGTGGATTTATGAAAAGAAGTTGCAGTATCCGGTGCGCGTCAGCCAATGCAATCCCAAACTAGCCAAATATCTGATCGAGCAATACGGGGGAGCCGACGGTGAATTAGCCGCCGCATTGCGCTATCTCAACCAACGCTACACTTTGCCCGACAAGGTTAAGGGATTGTTGACCGACATCGGCACTGAAGAATTTGCTCACTTGGAAATGATCGCCACCATGGTCTACAAACTGACCAAAGATGCCTCACCCGAAGAGATGAAAGCGGCAGGGTTGGGCGATCACTATGCCGATCACGATCGTGCACTCTTCTACCATAATGCTGCCGGCAATCCGTTTACCGCCACCTACATCCAAGCCAAAGGAGATCCCATCGCCGATTTGTACG
This window contains:
- a CDS encoding manganese catalase family protein, with the translated sequence MWIYEKKLQYPVRVSQCNPKLAKYLIEQYGGADGELAAALRYLNQRYTLPDKVKGLLTDIGTEEFAHLEMIATMVYKLTKDASPEEMKAAGLGDHYADHDRALFYHNAAGNPFTATYIQAKGDPIADLYEDIAAEEKARATYQWLIDMSDDPDVNDALKFLREREVVHAQRFREAVEILKEHRAQKQYF
- a CDS encoding spore coat protein CotJB codes for the protein MSKMSKEYYQLLHQLQVVDFVLVELNLYLDTHPGDTRTIQQYNSYAQKRSQLKKEFESRFGPLTHFGHSYNQYPGGWNEGPWPWEV